A part of Solea solea chromosome 8, fSolSol10.1, whole genome shotgun sequence genomic DNA contains:
- the ddx31 gene encoding probable ATP-dependent RNA helicase DDX31 isoform X1, translated as MHTVPDTVLKSVSIPGLSRMSTEDNQLCLNISSSLPSSLSAKKKPLSAQQRWARKKQRAEKRRNSSTPTEEKSGSFKQRRLQPLDTSEEQGEKIEAPPVPPPIPSAHSQAPPPELTGKKKKKETREKDGVKESGRSSIKTSSLFKHNPDIPEIQRPAVSQVKEKIFTSDSFSDLDLHPHLVVTLNKVLNVSTLTSVQKQTIPVLLSGRDAVVRSQTGSGKTLSYAVPLVQSLQLVRPKITRSDGPLAVIIVPTRELALQTFQTLQRLLKPFTWIVPGVLMGGEKRKAEKARLRKGINILISTPGRLVDHIRNTLSIAFSATRWLILDEADRTLDMGFEKDLTIILNSLNSAGPSRQNVLLSATLTEGVTHLADVCLSDPVTIHVSGSASSDLTTVPALISDPSPANQSESFAVPEALKQFVVVVPSKIRLVCLAAFILDKCQFSQNNKLIVFVSSCESVEFLYSLFTSVLSGPSANHKSSFGFMRLHGNMKQEERSDVFQKFSASQSGVLLCTDVAARGLDLPQVTWIIQYTPPSATAEYVHRVGRTARIGGKGSSLLFLTPAETAFITELANHNISLSEMKLLDILSCLMMDDAYKGRGKYHSKMSSRALEQEIRERATVLQTHFENFVHMDVQSVQKAKKALQSFLRAYTTYPAHLKHIFHIRSLHLGHTAKSFGLRDAPQGLNSAAGSVGPRAKHNKNQTKGPEKNQKKAAEMGRICPSQREVSLFRSEFSSGLDEGGSKKKRRKMKKAFGESGEEEELSAD; from the exons AAGAAACAGCgagcagagaagagaaggaaCAGCTCCACCCCCACAGAGGAGAAGAGTGGCTCCTTCAAACAGAGGAGGCTGCAGCCATTGGACACATCAGAGGAGCAGGGCGAGAAGATCGAggctcctcctgttcctcctcctaTTCCTTCTGCACACTCCCAG GCTCCACCCCCTGAGCTGAccgggaagaagaagaaaaaggagacaAGGGAGAAGGATGGAGTGAAGGAGTCGGGAAGGAGCAGCATCAAGACCTCTTCTCTGTTCAAACACAACCCAGATATACCTGAGATCCAAAG ACCAGCTGTTTCTCAAGTGAAGGAGAAGATTTTTACCAGTGATTCATTTTCAGATCTGGATCTGCACCCACacctg GTGGTGACGCTCAACAAAGTATTGAATGTGTCCACATTAACGAG TGTACAGAAACAGACGATCCCAGTCCTTCTGTCAGGACGTGACGCTGTAGTTCGCTCTCAGACCGGATCAG GAAAGACGCTGTCATACGCCGTCCCACTGGTCCAGAGTCTTCAGTTAGTGCGGCCGAAGATCACCAGGTCAGATGGTCCTCTGGCAGTCATCATCGTTCCCACCAGAGAG CTTGCTCTGCAGACCTTCCAGACCCTCCAGAGACTTCTGAAG CCATTTACCTGGATTGTCCCAGGTGTCCTGATggggggagagaagaggaaagcaGAGAAGGCCAG GCTCCGAAAGGGAATTAACATCCTGATTTCAACTCCTGGACGTCTAGTGGATCATATCAGAAATACACTGAGCATCGCCTTCAGTGCCACACGCTGGCTCATTCTGGACGAGGCCGACAG gacgTTGGACATGGGTTTTGAGAAGGATCTGACCATCATATTGAATAGCCTGAACAGTGCAGGACCGAGCAGACAGAATGTCCTGCTTTCTGCTACACTGACAGAAG GTGTGACTCACCTGGCCGATGTTTGTCTGAGCGACCCTGTCACCATCCATGTATCTGGTTCCGCCTCCTCTGACCTCACCACCGTCCCAGCTCTCATATCAGACCCAAGCCCAGCCAATCAGTCAGAGAGCTTTGCAGTACCCGAAGCCCTGAAGCAGTTTGTGGTGGTGGTTCCCAGTAAGATCAGACTGGTCTGTCTGGCTGCTTTCATACTGGACAAATGTCAG TTTTCACAGAACAACAAACTCATCGTCTTTGTCTCAAGCTGCGAGTCTGTAGAGTTCCTTTACTCTCTCTtcacctctgtcctctctgggCCCTCTGCCAATCACAAGTCTTCGTTTGGCTTCAtgcgtctccatggcaacatgAAGCAGGAG GAACGATCTGATGTGTTTCAGAAGTTCTCTGCATCTCAGTCTGGAGTCCTGCTGTGTACG GACGTGGCAGCCAGAGGGCTGGACCTTCCTCAAGTCACCTGGATTATTCAG TACACTCCCCCATCAGCAACGGCAGAGTACGTTCACCGCGTTGGCCGAACTGCTCGTATTGGAGGAAAGGGAAGcagtctcctcttcctcacccccGCTGAGACTGCCTTCATCACTGAGTTGGCCAATCACAATATCAG CCTATCAGAGATGAAGCTGCTGGACATCTTGTCCTGTCTGATGATGGACGACGCCTACAAGGGGCGGGGCAAATACCACAGTAAG ATGTCGTCCAGAGCTCTGGAGCAGGAGATCAGGGAGCGAGCAACAgttctgcaaacacactttgagaacTTTGTTCACATGGACGTTCAGTCAGTGCAAAAGGCCAAGAAAG CTCTTCAGTCCTTCCTGCGGGCATACACCACGTACCCTGCTCACCTCAAACACATCTTCCACATACGGTCCCTCCACCTGGGTCACACAGCCAAGAGCTTCGGCCTCAGAGATGCGCCACAGGGTCTGAATTCCGCCGCAGGCTCAGTGGGCCCCAGGGCCAAGCACAACAAAAACCAGACCAAGGGTCCAGAGAAAAACCAGAAGAAGGCAGCAGAGATGGGGAG GATTTGTCCCAGTCAGAGGGAGGTCAGCCTGTTTCGCTCTGAATTCTCCAGTGGGTTGGACGAAGGAGGTtccaagaagaagaggagaaagatgaAGAAGGCATTTGGAGAGtcaggagaagaggaggagctcTCAGCTGACTGA
- the ddx31 gene encoding probable ATP-dependent RNA helicase DDX31 isoform X2 produces MSTEDNQLCLNISSSLPSSLSAKKKPLSAQQRWARKKQRAEKRRNSSTPTEEKSGSFKQRRLQPLDTSEEQGEKIEAPPVPPPIPSAHSQAPPPELTGKKKKKETREKDGVKESGRSSIKTSSLFKHNPDIPEIQRPAVSQVKEKIFTSDSFSDLDLHPHLVVTLNKVLNVSTLTSVQKQTIPVLLSGRDAVVRSQTGSGKTLSYAVPLVQSLQLVRPKITRSDGPLAVIIVPTRELALQTFQTLQRLLKPFTWIVPGVLMGGEKRKAEKARLRKGINILISTPGRLVDHIRNTLSIAFSATRWLILDEADRTLDMGFEKDLTIILNSLNSAGPSRQNVLLSATLTEGVTHLADVCLSDPVTIHVSGSASSDLTTVPALISDPSPANQSESFAVPEALKQFVVVVPSKIRLVCLAAFILDKCQFSQNNKLIVFVSSCESVEFLYSLFTSVLSGPSANHKSSFGFMRLHGNMKQEERSDVFQKFSASQSGVLLCTDVAARGLDLPQVTWIIQYTPPSATAEYVHRVGRTARIGGKGSSLLFLTPAETAFITELANHNISLSEMKLLDILSCLMMDDAYKGRGKYHSKMSSRALEQEIRERATVLQTHFENFVHMDVQSVQKAKKALQSFLRAYTTYPAHLKHIFHIRSLHLGHTAKSFGLRDAPQGLNSAAGSVGPRAKHNKNQTKGPEKNQKKAAEMGRICPSQREVSLFRSEFSSGLDEGGSKKKRRKMKKAFGESGEEEELSAD; encoded by the exons AAGAAACAGCgagcagagaagagaaggaaCAGCTCCACCCCCACAGAGGAGAAGAGTGGCTCCTTCAAACAGAGGAGGCTGCAGCCATTGGACACATCAGAGGAGCAGGGCGAGAAGATCGAggctcctcctgttcctcctcctaTTCCTTCTGCACACTCCCAG GCTCCACCCCCTGAGCTGAccgggaagaagaagaaaaaggagacaAGGGAGAAGGATGGAGTGAAGGAGTCGGGAAGGAGCAGCATCAAGACCTCTTCTCTGTTCAAACACAACCCAGATATACCTGAGATCCAAAG ACCAGCTGTTTCTCAAGTGAAGGAGAAGATTTTTACCAGTGATTCATTTTCAGATCTGGATCTGCACCCACacctg GTGGTGACGCTCAACAAAGTATTGAATGTGTCCACATTAACGAG TGTACAGAAACAGACGATCCCAGTCCTTCTGTCAGGACGTGACGCTGTAGTTCGCTCTCAGACCGGATCAG GAAAGACGCTGTCATACGCCGTCCCACTGGTCCAGAGTCTTCAGTTAGTGCGGCCGAAGATCACCAGGTCAGATGGTCCTCTGGCAGTCATCATCGTTCCCACCAGAGAG CTTGCTCTGCAGACCTTCCAGACCCTCCAGAGACTTCTGAAG CCATTTACCTGGATTGTCCCAGGTGTCCTGATggggggagagaagaggaaagcaGAGAAGGCCAG GCTCCGAAAGGGAATTAACATCCTGATTTCAACTCCTGGACGTCTAGTGGATCATATCAGAAATACACTGAGCATCGCCTTCAGTGCCACACGCTGGCTCATTCTGGACGAGGCCGACAG gacgTTGGACATGGGTTTTGAGAAGGATCTGACCATCATATTGAATAGCCTGAACAGTGCAGGACCGAGCAGACAGAATGTCCTGCTTTCTGCTACACTGACAGAAG GTGTGACTCACCTGGCCGATGTTTGTCTGAGCGACCCTGTCACCATCCATGTATCTGGTTCCGCCTCCTCTGACCTCACCACCGTCCCAGCTCTCATATCAGACCCAAGCCCAGCCAATCAGTCAGAGAGCTTTGCAGTACCCGAAGCCCTGAAGCAGTTTGTGGTGGTGGTTCCCAGTAAGATCAGACTGGTCTGTCTGGCTGCTTTCATACTGGACAAATGTCAG TTTTCACAGAACAACAAACTCATCGTCTTTGTCTCAAGCTGCGAGTCTGTAGAGTTCCTTTACTCTCTCTtcacctctgtcctctctgggCCCTCTGCCAATCACAAGTCTTCGTTTGGCTTCAtgcgtctccatggcaacatgAAGCAGGAG GAACGATCTGATGTGTTTCAGAAGTTCTCTGCATCTCAGTCTGGAGTCCTGCTGTGTACG GACGTGGCAGCCAGAGGGCTGGACCTTCCTCAAGTCACCTGGATTATTCAG TACACTCCCCCATCAGCAACGGCAGAGTACGTTCACCGCGTTGGCCGAACTGCTCGTATTGGAGGAAAGGGAAGcagtctcctcttcctcacccccGCTGAGACTGCCTTCATCACTGAGTTGGCCAATCACAATATCAG CCTATCAGAGATGAAGCTGCTGGACATCTTGTCCTGTCTGATGATGGACGACGCCTACAAGGGGCGGGGCAAATACCACAGTAAG ATGTCGTCCAGAGCTCTGGAGCAGGAGATCAGGGAGCGAGCAACAgttctgcaaacacactttgagaacTTTGTTCACATGGACGTTCAGTCAGTGCAAAAGGCCAAGAAAG CTCTTCAGTCCTTCCTGCGGGCATACACCACGTACCCTGCTCACCTCAAACACATCTTCCACATACGGTCCCTCCACCTGGGTCACACAGCCAAGAGCTTCGGCCTCAGAGATGCGCCACAGGGTCTGAATTCCGCCGCAGGCTCAGTGGGCCCCAGGGCCAAGCACAACAAAAACCAGACCAAGGGTCCAGAGAAAAACCAGAAGAAGGCAGCAGAGATGGGGAG GATTTGTCCCAGTCAGAGGGAGGTCAGCCTGTTTCGCTCTGAATTCTCCAGTGGGTTGGACGAAGGAGGTtccaagaagaagaggagaaagatgaAGAAGGCATTTGGAGAGtcaggagaagaggaggagctcTCAGCTGACTGA